The Oryza brachyantha chromosome 6, ObraRS2, whole genome shotgun sequence region CTATCAAAACTCTAATGTACTCTAGCAAAGAGGAGCTCATATCACAAACTTGGATGGTGACATGGCACGTTTTACTCCATGCTGAGCACTGAGCAACATATATCCCTAGAGCGGAAGGCCTACAACCTGAAGCATACCTTCTAGGGTCAAAGTTGTCCACTCCAAGGTCTTCATCCCATAGAAAGATAAAATTGTAGATAGCCACAACATCAGGATGTAGAAAACGCTTAGCAAACCACCTGCAGCAGGAACATATGCTTCTTTTGGAAGTGGGAAAAATCTAATGAAATAGAATATTACATTATTTTAGCAGAGGACTATTACATCTTGTTTATATTGAAATAATGAGGACACTTAGTATTACACTTTTGTGGCATTTTGGGGAAAGGGAATATAGATCTAGTcgcaataaaaaaagaaataaagcaaCAGAATGCAGACTATGTGGAAATTACCACTTTGTTTGGTTGTGAGCAAGTATGTGAACGGCCTTATCACTCCACTCAAGATTTCGCCATCCATCTACATTCCCGTCGTAATGGAAGAGCATGACTGTGTAGTTTTGGttaagaaactaaaaaaataaatggttaaatcCATATTAGAATAGGTACACCTTTTTTACTGAACagcatacataaaaaaataaaaaaggcagAGAATAAGTATGGGATAAAGACAAACCTTACGGGCCATAATGTCTACATTCTGCATCTGTGAAATGCCTACTGCCATTGCCAAAAGAGCATTGTGGTTATCGTTTTTATTCTGCACAATTGGCAGAGTATAAATTAGCAACAAAATGACCAAACAGATCGCCTGTTAAGTTAAAACTGGAATCAGGTTATGATATAGATGGGTGGCTCATTCTATCaggatgatttattttattttcctttttctttatttttttgacaggGTTGCATGGGATAGGATGTTACTACATGGACATGAAAGCTGGTGGCAACTTTCTGCAAATAAATCCAGATAGCTGAATGGTGAGAAGAGCAGCAGGATTAAAGAAAGCGAAGCAGCACAGCGACAGAGGAACTGAGCTAGCTGAGGTTAAGTTGTTGCTACTGATTTTTCTcgcaaagaaaacaaatagtaCTAGAAATTTAGCTGTAACAACCGGCACCAAAAACCAAAGTCAAGAAAGAGGCAAGAGTGAGCAAAGCTGAAGACGATATAAGAAGCAAGGCGGGGGACAGGGGAGGGGGAAGACCTTGGGGTTGGCACCGGAGTCCCAGAGCGGGCGGAGATACATGTCGGAGTGGGAGTGAACAATGCCACGTGGCAGCTGGCCCTCGGCGCCGGTCCTCTTTCTCCGCCAGTGAAGGCggtcggtggtggtggtggtggtggtggcgaatGTGAGGTCCCCGGCAAGACGGTCCTCCTGATGGAAGTAAGTAGTACATGTCCAACAACATTAAAATAGCAAGAGAAGCCGGACTAAGTTTGAGGAAGGAGAAGCTAGaagaatggatggatggaaggaAGATAGATCGACAGGCATGCAGGCAACAAATTAAACCTTGAGGTGGTGGAACTGGATCTggagggaggcgaggacgATGAGAGCAACGAGCACCGCGAGTAAACCACAGCGGCGCCGCGGAGGTTTCATGTTCATGgaagcgccggcggcgggcggtggcCGGTTGGCCTTGGTcggaaggggaagggggaaCGTACAGCGGAGAGACGGCGGAGCCGTGGAGAGTGCTTCCCTTCCGTAGTGCGCTGCCGCTTGCCTGTGAGCCAGGCCCAGGAGCCTAGGATGGTACGGCACGCAAAGGCATGTAAAAcaaaagggaaaaggaaaagacacAATAATAAAGCGCAAGCGTGCGCTGGTACCTGtgcatgacatgtgggacccacactTTGTCTTTCCCACCTAAACACCCCCTGTTGTACTAAATCCCTAGTTGTACATACAATCACATCACATAAGCAACATTAGCAG contains the following coding sequences:
- the LOC102704535 gene encoding uncharacterized protein LOC102704535 isoform X2, translated to MATAFDSPTASPAASASPSPFDDDSFLRFDAAAPAPADAFPPSPEPYAFRPDVPSPFGMPESNGALHDDPFAAPDNGPVLPPPNEMGADEGVLLREWRRLLGLAHRQAAAHYGREALSTAPPSLRCTFPLPLPTKANRPPPAAGASMNMKPPRRRCGLLAVLVALIVLASLQIQFHHLKEDRLAGDLTFATTTTTTTDRLHWRRKRTGAEGQLPRGIVHSHSDMYLRPLWDSGANPKNKNDNHNALLAMAVGISQMQNVDIMARKFLNQNYTVMLFHYDGNVDGWRNLEWSDKAVHILAHNQTKWWFAKRFLHPDVVAIYNFIFLWDEDLGVDNFDPRRYLDIMVSEGLEITQPALDPDLSTDIHHRITTRNKMTKVHRRIYDNRASMNCSDESKGPPCTGWVEGMAPVFSRNAWRCVWHLIQNDLIHGWGLDMKLGYCAQGDRAEKVGVIDSEYVVHQGIPSLGGPSLSSKAQE
- the LOC102704535 gene encoding uncharacterized protein LOC102704535 isoform X3, whose amino-acid sequence is MATAFDSPTASPAASASPSPFDDDSFLRFDAAAPAPADAFPPSPEPYAFRPDVPSPFGMPESNGALHDDPFAAPDNGPVLPPPNEMGADEGVLLREWRRLLGLAHRQAAAHYGREALSTAPPSLRCTFPLPLPTKANRPPPAAGASMNMKPPRRRCGLLAVLVALIVLASLQIQFHHLKEDRLAGDLTFATTTTTTTDRLHWRRKRTGAEGQLPRGIVHSHSDMYLRPLWDSGANPKNKNDNHNALLAMAVGISQMQNVDIMARKFLNQNYTVMLFHYDGNVDGWRNLEWSDKAVHILAHNQTKWWFAKRFLHPDVVAIYNFIFLWDEDLGVDNFDPRRYLDIMVSEGLEITQPALDPDLSTDIHHRITTRNKMTKVHRRIYDNRASMNCSDESKGPPCTGWVEGMAPVFSRNAWRCVWHLIQVEILIVQCACQVPTI
- the LOC102704535 gene encoding uncharacterized protein LOC102704535 isoform X4 codes for the protein MHRLLGLAHRQAAAHYGREALSTAPPSLRCTFPLPLPTKANRPPPAAGASMNMKPPRRRCGLLAVLVALIVLASLQIQFHHLKEDRLAGDLTFATTTTTTTDRLHWRRKRTGAEGQLPRGIVHSHSDMYLRPLWDSGANPKNKNDNHNALLAMAVGISQMQNVDIMARKFLNQNYTVMLFHYDGNVDGWRNLEWSDKAVHILAHNQTKWWFAKRFLHPDVVAIYNFIFLWDEDLGVDNFDPRRYLDIMVSEGLEITQPALDPDLSTDIHHRITTRNKMTKVHRRIYDNRASMNCSDESKGPPCTGWVEGMAPVFSRNAWRCVWHLIQNDLIHGWGLDMKLGYCAQGDRAEKVGVIDSEYVVHQGIPSLGGPSLSSKTPRRSLDLRTHIRRQSSAELEKFKQRWNIAVREDEEWTDPFEA